A stretch of Ranitomeya variabilis isolate aRanVar5 chromosome 3, aRanVar5.hap1, whole genome shotgun sequence DNA encodes these proteins:
- the LOC143817598 gene encoding uncharacterized protein LOC143817598 has protein sequence MLFRVLLLLSVLLAPVEGAPTNTRPRDPRAVIPADHYSMFNIPAAVCFFSGFLFGVICTIIFGHLKKKNFYREVTRQDGVDADIKSRAAPSGEPEDETTIIHDDAPHGPIIHDDAPHGPMAEPRDVHKDTNISSPGPHYVVTDIDPYEDMIISSDKEQEDEIPIVIDDAPHGPMAEQRDTNISTPGPDYVIITIDPYDDEIISFDKMIKPAQSECI, from the exons ATGCTGTTTCGAGTTCTTCTATTGCTGAGTGTGCTATTAGCACCTGTGGAGGGCGCTCCTACCAACACCCGCCCCCGTGATCCCAGGGCCGTGATCCCTGCAG ATCACTATAGTATGTTTAATATTCCTGCTGCCGTCTGCTTCTTCTCTGGATTCCTCTTTGGTGTCATCTGTACCATCATATTTGG ACATCTAAAGAAGAAGAATTTCTATAGAGAAGTGACAAGACAAGATGGCGTGGACGCAGACATAAAGAGTCGGGCTGCTCCTAGCG GAGAACCTGAGGATGAAACAACTATTATACATGATGATGCTCCTCATGGACCCATCATACATGATGATGCTCCTCATGGACCCATGGCTGAACCGAGAGATGTCCACAAAGACACCAACATCTCTTCGCCTGGCCCCCATTATGTTGTGACCGATATTGACCCATATGAGGATATGATCATCTCCTCTGACA aagaacaagaggatgAAATACCTATTGTAATTGATGATGCTCCTCATGGACCCATGGCTGAACAGAGAGACACCAACATCTCTACGCCTGGtcctgattatgtcataatcactaTCGACCCATATGATGATGAGATCATCTCCTTTGACA AAATGATAAAACCTGCACAATCTGAATGTATCTAA